One genomic region from Candidatus Manganitrophaceae bacterium encodes:
- the cyaY gene encoding iron donor protein CyaY, giving the protein MNEAEFNTVVDDTLNKIERELDRLDVDLDYETSDGLLNLEFENGTKIILSRQTPLSQLWLATPTGAYHFDYDVSQQVWLDEKDKVTLFRVLSQHCTEHSGGEINLVERQSS; this is encoded by the coding sequence ATGAACGAAGCAGAATTTAACACGGTTGTTGACGACACCTTAAATAAAATTGAAAGGGAACTTGATCGCTTAGATGTTGATCTTGACTATGAGACTTCAGACGGTTTGCTCAATTTGGAGTTTGAGAATGGCACCAAAATAATCCTCTCTCGCCAAACGCCGCTATCGCAGCTTTGGCTTGCCACCCCGACGGGGGCATACCATTTTGACTACGATGTCTCCCAACAGGTGTGGTTGGATGAAAAGGATAAAGTAACCTTATTCCGAGTTTTGAGTCAGCACTGCACAGAACATTCTGGTGGGGAGATTAATTTAGTAGAGCGACAGAGCTCCTAA
- a CDS encoding DUF1499 domain-containing protein has protein sequence MEIQDRLGRPLVFSVIIMMVLAFNSCRGLMNNRAETKPDHSDTSLRTRTYTATYESFFETAAHVTGWLPRWEVVEQDIENGKIRATRQTRIFHFVDDVEISVKRVNENTLTLDVLSTSRVGKGDFGQNGRNIREFLKGIDGEIGSNNPR, from the coding sequence ATGGAAATCCAAGATCGCTTAGGTCGGCCGCTTGTTTTTTCAGTGATCATCATGATGGTTCTGGCGTTCAACAGCTGTCGTGGCTTAATGAATAATCGGGCCGAGACCAAACCGGATCATTCTGATACTTCACTACGGACACGCACCTATACGGCCACTTATGAATCCTTTTTTGAGACCGCGGCGCATGTGACAGGATGGCTTCCCCGATGGGAGGTGGTAGAACAAGACATTGAGAATGGAAAGATCAGGGCGACGCGTCAAACGAGGATATTCCATTTTGTGGATGATGTTGAGATCAGTGTGAAACGGGTGAATGAGAATACATTGACGCTCGATGTCCTCTCGACTTCCCGTGTAGGAAAAGGGGACTTCGGACAAAATGGACGGAATATACGGGAATTTTTGAAGGGGATTGATGGGGAGATTGGATCAAACAACCCCAGATAA
- a CDS encoding DNA-3-methyladenine glycosylase I: MVKINKNKDALTRCRWVDFTKPIYIEYHDKEWGVPVHDDRIIFEFLTLESAQAGLSWYTVLRKRENYRLAFDQFNPEKIARYDAKRVAQLLGNPGIIRNRLKVLAAIHNAQHFLNVQEEFGSFDKYIWKFVDGKPIINEIRTIEGYQTTTKESDAMSKDMRKRGFKFMGSTICYAHMQATGMVDDHSVNCFRKQLYPSKM; encoded by the coding sequence ATGGTGAAGATAAATAAGAATAAGGACGCCCTCACCCGCTGTCGCTGGGTCGATTTTACCAAGCCCATTTACATAGAATATCATGACAAGGAATGGGGTGTTCCTGTTCATGACGATCGAATCATCTTCGAGTTTCTGACGCTCGAATCTGCTCAGGCCGGCTTAAGCTGGTATACCGTTTTAAGAAAGCGTGAGAATTACCGGCTGGCCTTTGACCAGTTCAACCCAGAGAAGATCGCAAGATATGATGCAAAGCGGGTTGCACAGCTTTTGGGGAACCCGGGCATCATTCGAAATCGGCTCAAAGTGCTTGCCGCAATACACAACGCGCAGCACTTCCTGAACGTCCAGGAAGAATTCGGAAGTTTCGATAAATATATCTGGAAATTTGTTGATGGAAAACCGATCATCAATGAGATCAGAACGATAGAAGGCTATCAAACAACCACGAAAGAATCTGATGCAATGAGCAAGGACATGCGGAAACGGGGTTTTAAATTCATGGGTTCTACGATCTGCTATGCGCATATGCAGGCCACGGGGATGGTCGATGATCATTCGGTGAACTGTTTCCGTAAGCAGTTGTATCCTTCGAAGATGTGA
- the lipA gene encoding lipoyl synthase, which translates to MPEQHFLTPPQRRTERLPSWFKVKRETGENYLRIRHLAKRLDLHTVCEEARCPNIWECWNNGTATFMILGEICTRSCGFCAVQFGRPNELDQSEPAHLAEAVAALDLGHAVITSVNRDELDNGGAEIFAESIRQIRARSPKCTLEVLIPDFQGKKNALEIVLAASPDILAHNIETVPRLYRQVRPQARYERSLQVLVRAKIDGLLTKTGLMLGLGETIDEVRNVMADLAEVGCDILTLGQYLQPTALHLPIDRFVHPDEFAALKREGEEMGLSHVESGPLVRSSYHAEAQAGALPMAR; encoded by the coding sequence ATGCCGGAACAACATTTTTTGACGCCGCCGCAGCGTCGGACAGAACGGCTTCCCTCCTGGTTTAAAGTCAAGCGGGAAACGGGAGAGAATTATCTGAGGATCCGCCACCTTGCGAAAAGGCTTGATCTTCATACCGTCTGCGAAGAGGCGCGGTGTCCCAATATATGGGAATGCTGGAATAACGGCACGGCAACCTTTATGATCCTTGGGGAGATCTGCACCCGCAGCTGCGGTTTCTGCGCAGTACAATTCGGACGTCCAAATGAACTGGACCAATCCGAACCGGCGCACCTTGCCGAAGCGGTCGCCGCCCTGGACCTGGGCCATGCTGTGATTACGTCGGTCAATCGAGATGAACTGGATAACGGCGGGGCCGAGATCTTCGCCGAATCGATTCGACAAATCCGTGCGCGCTCTCCGAAATGTACGCTCGAAGTCCTCATCCCCGATTTCCAGGGGAAGAAAAACGCGCTTGAGATCGTCCTGGCTGCCAGCCCCGACATTCTGGCCCATAATATAGAGACCGTCCCACGGCTCTACCGGCAGGTTCGGCCTCAAGCCCGATACGAGCGATCATTGCAGGTTCTGGTCCGGGCAAAAATAGACGGGCTACTCACAAAAACAGGACTGATGCTCGGTCTGGGTGAGACGATCGATGAGGTCCGCAACGTGATGGCCGACCTGGCAGAGGTCGGCTGCGACATTCTCACCCTCGGCCAATATCTCCAGCCGACGGCCTTACATCTTCCCATCGACCGTTTCGTCCACCCGGATGAATTCGCGGCGCTTAAAAGAGAGGGGGAAGAGATGGGACTCTCTCATGTCGAGTCCGGCCCCCTCGTTCGGAGTTCCTACCACGCCGAGGCACAGGCAGGCGCGCTTCCCATGGCGCGATAA
- a CDS encoding tetratricopeptide repeat protein yields MNSRRLKERGKRWDSLMSSPAPSFGVPTTPRHRQARFPWRDKDIPIQKMMDPYTLMQQGNDAFSRGDYGSALTFYLKSVKGIREDPAPLADLYGNIGNVYGVIGKIDDAIGYYKKGMEILRRIEDYGRLGVTYVNIGNLYTDQGNAEKGIHFYKQGILLLERSGKEEELAVLYGNISLALVQCSEPHTSLKYAEKGMALANKLNRPRLCADASHRLAKAKEGIGEKTDALRLSKAAYSFYHQIKDEMGCAASLYHQASLYESAGDLKAAIYCLNGVIAIDEKYALPKLNKNKNRLKELQARYPKG; encoded by the coding sequence ATGAATTCGCGGCGCTTAAAAGAGAGGGGGAAGAGATGGGACTCTCTCATGTCGAGTCCGGCCCCCTCGTTCGGAGTTCCTACCACGCCGAGGCACAGGCAGGCGCGCTTCCCATGGCGCGATAAAGATATTCCAATACAAAAAATGATGGACCCCTATACCCTCATGCAACAAGGAAATGACGCATTCTCGAGAGGAGACTACGGCAGTGCCTTGACCTTTTACCTCAAATCCGTGAAGGGCATTCGCGAAGATCCGGCTCCCCTGGCAGATCTTTACGGGAACATCGGGAATGTCTATGGTGTGATCGGAAAAATTGATGATGCAATTGGATATTATAAAAAGGGCATGGAGATTCTCCGGCGCATCGAAGACTATGGTCGCCTGGGCGTCACCTATGTAAATATAGGCAATCTCTATACCGACCAAGGGAACGCTGAGAAAGGAATTCATTTTTACAAACAAGGCATCCTCCTCCTGGAACGCTCGGGGAAAGAGGAGGAATTGGCCGTGCTTTACGGAAACATCTCCCTTGCCCTGGTTCAATGCTCAGAACCTCATACTTCCCTGAAATATGCCGAAAAGGGGATGGCCCTGGCAAATAAACTCAATCGCCCCAGGTTGTGCGCCGATGCTTCTCATCGCCTCGCCAAGGCAAAAGAAGGGATCGGAGAGAAGACAGACGCGCTCCGGCTCAGCAAAGCGGCCTATTCTTTCTATCATCAGATCAAAGATGAGATGGGCTGTGCCGCGTCCCTCTACCACCAGGCTTCATTGTATGAGTCCGCAGGAGACCTCAAAGCAGCGATCTACTGCCTCAATGGAGTCATTGCGATCGATGAGAAGTATGCCCTCCCGAAACTCAATAAAAACAAGAACCGGCTCAAAGAACTTCAGGCCAGGTACCCGAAAGGATAA
- a CDS encoding GGDEF and EAL domain-containing protein produces MRWAVPRPSTTRLHCMSPQETSKQRSTASMESLRSMRSMPSRNSIKTRTGSKNFRPGTRKDKSQDNNILHLRLKMKDVDLPRMKHGTRSLSPVSLLRARPFPEKPQVLLLSFRYGNTVLNRLKNNTMKDLRNGPEVIPGELAVLKHALNHSVMVTIADEEGILQYANKKFCEISKYNREELLGEDHPIVNASYHSKNFITQIWDTITSGKTWKGELRNRAKDGSIYWVDATITPFLNGKDKPYNCLAIHTDITKQKEIEEHAHHLAHYDTLTGLPNRSMFLDRLTQGLAQAKRYHQTMAILFLDLDRFKLTNESLGRHVGDCLLEVVAHRLGQCLRKDDFLARMGGDEFGLLLTVISKDEDVILISDRILKALKQPFKIEQQEMLINGSIGISIYPSDGEDTETLLKNADMAMSHAKEKGKGQFNLYSPRLNSKLHQNLKIESALIHAIERGEFRLNYQPQICLRTGQVIGMEALVRWERPGVGLISPAEFIPITEETGLIIPIGEWVLRTACAQNKAWQIKGLPKISIAVNVSAIQFKQENFIDMVARTLNETGLDPEDLILEMTESLLMENTDVTIKRFKSLKDEEVTLSIDDFGTGYSSLGYLKRFPINSLKIDRSFVNDIAHDEDDAVITTAIISLAHNLRMDVVAEGIETEEQLIFFAGK; encoded by the coding sequence ATGAGATGGGCTGTGCCGCGTCCCTCTACCACCAGGCTTCATTGTATGAGTCCGCAGGAGACCTCAAAGCAGCGATCTACTGCCTCAATGGAGTCATTGCGATCGATGAGAAGTATGCCCTCCCGAAACTCAATAAAAACAAGAACCGGCTCAAAGAACTTCAGGCCAGGTACCCGAAAGGATAAATCCCAAGACAACAACATCCTTCATCTTCGCCTGAAGATGAAGGATGTCGACCTGCCCCGAATGAAACATGGCACTAGATCTTTATCGCCTGTTTCCCTGCTTCGGGCGAGACCTTTTCCGGAAAAACCTCAAGTTTTACTCCTTTCCTTCCGATATGGAAATACTGTGCTTAATAGACTCAAAAACAATACGATGAAGGATTTAAGGAATGGGCCGGAGGTCATCCCTGGGGAATTGGCCGTACTCAAGCATGCCCTGAATCATTCTGTAATGGTCACCATTGCCGATGAAGAGGGAATCCTCCAATATGCGAATAAGAAATTTTGTGAAATCTCAAAATACAACAGAGAAGAACTGCTCGGTGAGGACCATCCCATTGTCAATGCAAGCTACCACTCAAAAAACTTCATTACACAAATTTGGGATACGATTACCTCAGGAAAGACCTGGAAAGGTGAACTCAGAAACAGGGCTAAGGATGGGTCGATCTATTGGGTCGATGCCACAATTACGCCCTTTCTCAACGGAAAAGACAAACCCTATAACTGCCTCGCGATACACACGGATATCACCAAGCAGAAAGAGATCGAAGAGCATGCGCACCATTTGGCCCATTACGATACTTTAACCGGCCTTCCCAATCGCAGCATGTTTCTTGACCGCCTCACTCAAGGACTCGCTCAGGCAAAGCGATATCATCAAACGATGGCCATTCTATTCCTTGACCTTGACCGCTTTAAATTGACAAACGAAAGCCTGGGACGCCATGTCGGTGACTGTTTGCTGGAGGTTGTGGCGCATCGCTTAGGACAATGCCTGCGCAAGGATGACTTCCTGGCCAGGATGGGGGGAGACGAGTTCGGTCTCCTGCTGACGGTTATTTCAAAGGATGAAGACGTTATCCTGATAAGTGACCGGATACTCAAGGCCCTGAAGCAGCCGTTCAAGATCGAACAGCAGGAAATGTTGATCAATGGCAGCATCGGGATCAGCATCTATCCGAGCGATGGGGAAGACACCGAGACCCTCCTAAAGAATGCCGATATGGCAATGTCTCACGCGAAAGAAAAAGGGAAAGGACAGTTTAACCTCTATTCGCCCAGACTGAACAGCAAGCTCCATCAGAACCTCAAGATAGAATCCGCCCTTATCCATGCCATAGAACGGGGCGAGTTCAGACTGAATTACCAACCTCAGATATGTCTCAGGACAGGCCAGGTCATCGGCATGGAGGCCCTCGTCCGCTGGGAACGACCTGGGGTGGGATTGATCTCCCCTGCAGAATTTATCCCGATTACTGAAGAAACCGGTCTTATTATCCCCATCGGGGAATGGGTGCTCCGCACCGCCTGCGCCCAAAACAAGGCCTGGCAGATTAAGGGCTTGCCGAAAATATCCATCGCAGTCAATGTCTCTGCTATCCAGTTTAAACAGGAGAACTTTATTGATATGGTCGCCCGGACCCTAAACGAAACCGGGCTGGATCCTGAAGATTTGATCCTGGAGATGACCGAGTCGTTGTTAATGGAAAATACAGATGTGACCATCAAACGCTTCAAAAGCTTAAAAGATGAGGAGGTGACTCTTTCGATCGATGATTTTGGTACCGGCTATTCCTCCTTGGGCTACCTGAAGCGTTTCCCGATCAACTCGTTAAAAATTGATCGGTCCTTTGTGAATGATATCGCGCATGATGAAGATGATGCCGTGATTACCACTGCGATCATTTCGCTTGCCCATAATTTGAGAATGGATGTCGTTGCCGAGGGGATAGAGACAGAAGAACAACTTATTTTTTTTGCAGGAAAATGA
- a CDS encoding HDOD domain-containing protein — MENKQNTFMKVIKDVRSLPTIPGIIVEVLSLLDDNKTPFKDISRLISSDQTLSARILRLANSPFYGFPGHVSTIPAAMVMLGAKAVKGLVLTSIIFEMTNENALGFWEHSLGTAMAANIIAKRLKVAKAEEVSTAALLHDIGKVIIQSKLKDDYAYLLTQVKENEVSMQEAELEMLGVDHAEVGGWAVRAWGLPEALCEPITCHHDVEKSEAYRVEAAVVHLADILIKANGFGFTGDPFVPPIQSATWDILNLSEPLLEEITEDLDQKLVEVKQFSQEIQSTEHP; from the coding sequence ATGGAGAATAAACAAAATACCTTCATGAAGGTGATTAAAGACGTCCGATCCCTCCCCACCATCCCTGGGATCATCGTAGAGGTCCTCTCTCTACTGGACGACAACAAGACGCCTTTCAAGGACATTTCCAGACTGATCTCGTCTGATCAGACCCTGTCCGCCAGGATCCTCCGTCTTGCAAATTCTCCATTCTACGGCTTTCCGGGCCATGTCTCAACCATCCCGGCGGCAATGGTCATGCTCGGGGCCAAGGCCGTCAAGGGACTGGTCTTGACCTCTATTATTTTTGAGATGACGAACGAAAATGCCCTGGGATTCTGGGAGCATTCACTCGGGACGGCCATGGCCGCCAATATCATTGCGAAACGACTCAAAGTGGCGAAGGCAGAGGAGGTCTCAACTGCGGCCTTGTTGCACGATATCGGCAAGGTGATCATTCAGTCCAAACTCAAAGATGACTATGCTTATCTCCTCACACAGGTCAAAGAAAATGAGGTCTCCATGCAGGAGGCCGAATTGGAAATGCTTGGAGTAGACCATGCTGAAGTCGGAGGATGGGCCGTGAGGGCCTGGGGTCTCCCTGAAGCATTATGTGAACCCATTACATGTCACCATGATGTTGAGAAGTCGGAGGCTTACAGAGTGGAGGCCGCCGTTGTCCACCTGGCCGATATCCTGATTAAGGCAAATGGCTTTGGTTTCACCGGGGACCCTTTTGTCCCTCCCATACAGTCTGCCACATGGGATATCCTTAATTTGAGTGAGCCTTTACTGGAAGAAATCACTGAAGACCTTGACCAAAAATTAGTCGAGGTGAAACAATTTAGTCAAGAAATACAATCCACAGAACATCCGTAG
- a CDS encoding diguanylate cyclase, whose translation MNELQSHELMTKEVTCVSPETKITEVIRLIHANRHSCLVVTEKKTPVGIITERDLIRVLASLLKGTDATKGFASEIMSSPPITLDLTVTVFDALVVARSKRIRHLPVVNPLGEIAGLLTQTDLVRSHFMMIEKIRGLVELSVTTKTEELKEANKELKALALEDALLGIGNRRAMEVDLQYTHSAAIRYKKPYSVILLDIDHFKEYNDDYGHLMGDKALKEVADSLKSSIRQSDRLYRYGGEEFLLILPETTGKQAEVMGQRMVKRLADYAFLTERIASRWSRLAAG comes from the coding sequence ATGAATGAACTTCAAAGCCACGAGTTGATGACTAAGGAGGTCACCTGCGTTAGCCCGGAAACAAAAATCACAGAGGTGATTCGCCTAATACACGCAAACCGGCATTCATGCCTCGTTGTCACCGAGAAAAAAACTCCGGTTGGGATCATCACAGAACGCGATCTGATCCGTGTCCTGGCGAGTTTGCTTAAAGGTACTGACGCCACGAAGGGGTTCGCCTCTGAAATAATGTCATCACCTCCGATAACGCTCGATCTCACCGTCACTGTATTTGATGCACTCGTCGTCGCCCGAAGTAAAAGGATTAGGCATCTCCCCGTCGTCAACCCATTGGGCGAGATTGCCGGCCTGCTCACACAGACAGACCTCGTCCGCTCCCATTTCATGATGATCGAGAAAATCAGGGGATTGGTAGAGCTCTCTGTCACCACAAAGACAGAGGAACTGAAGGAAGCAAATAAAGAGCTTAAAGCACTTGCCCTCGAAGATGCCCTCCTTGGAATCGGAAATCGGCGTGCCATGGAGGTCGACCTACAATACACACACAGCGCGGCGATCCGTTACAAAAAACCGTACTCTGTCATTCTCCTGGATATCGACCACTTTAAGGAATACAACGACGACTACGGACACTTGATGGGAGACAAGGCCCTTAAAGAAGTGGCAGATAGCCTGAAATCCTCTATCCGACAATCGGATCGTCTCTATCGCTACGGGGGTGAAGAATTTCTCCTGATCCTCCCTGAGACGACAGGAAAACAGGCCGAGGTTATGGGACAACGAATGGTCAAACGTCTTGCTGATTATGCATTCCTCACAGAAAGAATCGCTTCAAGGTGGTCACGATTAGCGGCGGGATAG
- a CDS encoding diguanylate cyclase, whose product MPHRKNRFKVVTISGGIGEKLDSTEGKSTWEEVVAEADRGLYKAKRNGRNQVAIDLMERDFQTVKRNN is encoded by the coding sequence ATTCCTCACAGAAAGAATCGCTTCAAGGTGGTCACGATTAGCGGCGGGATAGGAGAAAAACTGGATAGCACAGAAGGAAAATCCACTTGGGAAGAAGTCGTGGCAGAAGCGGACCGGGGCTTGTATAAAGCCAAGCGAAACGGCCGCAACCAGGTCGCAATCGATCTCATGGAACGAGATTTCCAGACCGTTAAGCGAAACAACTGA
- a CDS encoding DUF4864 domain-containing protein — MVQFYEGMSHPRRYHFVVNFYRGLIMNKDKQKEGVIALRLVVLSFVIFISSSAHATELPIDSIKTLIQQQLKAFNANDYEVAYRYASRDIQSVLSRTEFEVMVRNGFPQIAQSRKSTFGRIVLSNDGTHADAIVHVTGVDHVTVIVRYELVREEGEWKNNGVIILEHITPV, encoded by the coding sequence ATGGTACAGTTCTACGAGGGGATGTCACATCCTCGACGGTACCATTTTGTAGTAAATTTTTACAGAGGTCTCATCATGAACAAGGATAAGCAGAAAGAAGGGGTAATTGCCCTTCGTCTTGTCGTTCTCTCCTTCGTGATTTTTATATCCAGCTCTGCCCATGCGACTGAACTTCCCATTGACAGCATCAAGACACTCATACAACAACAGCTTAAGGCTTTCAATGCCAACGACTATGAGGTCGCATATCGATATGCCTCAAGAGACATTCAGTCTGTATTGTCGCGTACAGAATTTGAGGTGATGGTACGAAACGGTTTTCCGCAAATCGCCCAGTCTCGCAAGAGCACTTTCGGCAGGATTGTCCTGTCGAACGACGGAACCCACGCTGATGCGATTGTCCATGTAACCGGGGTGGATCATGTGACCGTCATCGTCCGATATGAGCTCGTCCGGGAAGAGGGAGAGTGGAAGAACAACGGGGTCATCATCCTGGAACACATCACACCCGTATAA
- a CDS encoding VOC family protein yields MAKIITDSWVKADVGDMEMALAFYAKLGLKPTMQVPSYSELTFPGGTVLGLHQVKKDDPTGQKEKGSKNGFVLMLRVQNLDQVVRDLKNEGLEISKIAHAPGGADFSSIYDPDGNRLVLVEMGEAS; encoded by the coding sequence ATGGCGAAGATCATCACGGATTCCTGGGTGAAGGCCGATGTCGGCGATATGGAGATGGCGCTTGCCTTTTATGCGAAACTCGGACTCAAACCAACGATGCAAGTCCCGTCCTATTCCGAGTTGACCTTTCCAGGAGGAACCGTCTTGGGACTTCATCAGGTGAAGAAGGATGATCCCACGGGTCAAAAGGAAAAGGGTTCTAAAAATGGTTTTGTTCTTATGCTTCGAGTTCAAAACCTGGACCAGGTTGTGCGTGATCTGAAAAACGAAGGGCTTGAAATCAGCAAAATTGCGCATGCCCCCGGCGGGGCCGATTTTTCCTCTATCTATGATCCTGATGGCAACCGGCTTGTCCTGGTTGAGATGGGAGAGGCCTCTTGA
- a CDS encoding DEAD/DEAH box helicase, translating to MNETIDTRTPSTPTAQAQPQLPQGVFATLIPELQRAVAAEKYHTPTPIQEQSIPHLLEGRDLLGSAQTGTGKTAAFTLPLLQKLSKDARRPRRGTPRALILAPTRELAAQIGESIRTYGRFLRLRHTVVFGGVNQTPQVKALNRGVDILVATPGRLLDLIQQGFIHLNEVEVFILDEVDRMLDMGFIPDIKRVLAMIPEKRQTLFFSATMAPRMLELAHTMVRNPIRVTITPDKPAVERINQKVLFVGKNNKDALLVSLLKTHEINKAIVFTQMKHVANRVVKKLSSAGINGTAIHGNKSQAARTKALDDFKRGRSRVLVATDVAARGLDVDDITHVINYDLPVEAETYVHRIGRTARAGASGEAISFCCAEDRANLRDIERLLGKSVPAEMEHAYHCDESFRSRQPAPRPFTRRNDNVRRSGNSSRRPSGRSQSGYSWSDNRNRTR from the coding sequence ATGAACGAAACGATAGACACACGCACACCCAGTACGCCCACCGCTCAAGCGCAGCCCCAACTCCCGCAAGGCGTCTTTGCCACCCTGATCCCGGAACTTCAGCGGGCTGTCGCCGCTGAGAAATACCACACCCCCACGCCGATCCAGGAGCAGAGCATCCCACACCTTTTGGAAGGACGAGATCTTCTGGGTAGCGCCCAGACAGGCACCGGGAAGACCGCGGCTTTTACCCTGCCGCTCCTCCAGAAGCTCTCAAAAGATGCCCGGAGACCTCGAAGAGGAACACCCCGGGCCCTCATTCTCGCCCCGACCCGCGAACTGGCGGCACAGATCGGGGAGAGCATCCGGACCTATGGACGCTTCCTGCGGCTCCGCCATACCGTGGTCTTCGGCGGAGTCAACCAGACGCCTCAGGTCAAGGCGCTAAACCGAGGGGTTGATATTCTCGTGGCCACTCCCGGCCGCCTGCTGGATCTCATCCAGCAGGGATTCATCCACCTGAATGAAGTGGAGGTTTTCATTCTTGACGAGGTGGACCGCATGCTGGACATGGGCTTCATTCCCGATATCAAGCGGGTCTTGGCCATGATCCCAGAAAAGCGCCAGACCCTCTTCTTCTCGGCCACCATGGCCCCGAGAATGCTGGAGTTGGCCCATACCATGGTCCGGAACCCGATACGTGTGACCATTACGCCAGACAAACCTGCGGTTGAACGAATCAACCAGAAGGTGCTCTTTGTCGGAAAAAACAACAAAGATGCGCTTCTGGTCTCCCTATTGAAAACCCATGAAATCAATAAGGCCATTGTTTTCACGCAGATGAAACATGTCGCCAACCGCGTCGTAAAAAAACTGTCCTCCGCCGGAATCAACGGCACCGCCATCCACGGCAACAAGAGTCAGGCCGCCCGCACCAAGGCCCTGGACGATTTCAAGCGTGGCCGCTCCCGCGTCCTGGTCGCCACCGATGTCGCTGCACGAGGATTGGATGTGGATGACATCACCCATGTGATCAACTACGATCTTCCCGTCGAGGCCGAAACCTATGTTCACCGTATCGGACGCACCGCACGTGCCGGGGCGAGTGGTGAGGCAATTTCGTTTTGCTGCGCCGAGGACAGAGCCAATCTACGGGACATCGAACGCCTCCTGGGCAAGTCGGTGCCGGCCGAGATGGAACACGCCTATCATTGCGACGAGTCCTTCCGATCCAGGCAACCCGCGCCCAGACCCTTTACTCGTAGGAATGATAACGTCCGGCGGTCCGGAAACTCGTCCAGACGTCCATCCGGACGCTCCCAGAGCGGCTATTCCTGGTCTGATAATCGAAACAGAACTCGCTGA